A window from Musa acuminata AAA Group cultivar baxijiao chromosome BXJ3-10, Cavendish_Baxijiao_AAA, whole genome shotgun sequence encodes these proteins:
- the LOC104000858 gene encoding large ribosomal subunit protein eL8y, with amino-acid sequence MAPKKGGKAPVPAKKKPEKVVNPLFEKRPKQFGIGGALPPKRDLHRFVKWPKVVRIQRQKRILKQRLKVPPALNQFTRTLDKNLATNLFKMLLKYRPEDRAAKKERLLKRAQAEAEGKTVEVKKPIVVKYGLNHVTYLIEQNKAQLVVIAHDVDPIELVVWLPALCRKMEIPYCIVKGKARLGAIVHKKTASVLCLTTVKNEDKLEFSKILEAIKANFNDKFDEIRRKWGGGIMGSKSQAKSKAKEKLLAKEAAQRLT; translated from the exons ATG GCCCCAAAAAAAGGTGGGAAGGCACCCGTTCCGGCCAAGAAGAAGCCG GAGAAAGTCGTGAACCCTTTGTTCGAGAAGCGCCCGAAGCAATTTGGAATCGGAGGGGCATTGCCACCGAAGAGGGATCTGCATCGGTTCGTGAAATGGCCAAAGGTTGTCCGGATTCAGAGGCAAAAGAGGATATTGAAGCAGCGACTGAAGGTCCCGCCGGCGTTGAACCAGTTCACTCGGACTTTGGACAAGAACCTTG CTACAAATCTCTTCAAGATGCTTCTCAAGTACAGGCCTGAAGACCGAGCTGCAAAGAAGGAAAGGCTTCTGAAGAGGGCACAAGCTGAGGCTGAAGGGAAGACTGTTGAAGTTAAGAAGCCTATTGTCGTCAAGTATGGGCTCAATCATGTCACCTATCTTATTGAGCAG AACAAGGCACAGTTGGTGGTCATCGCTCATGATGTGGACCCAATCGAGCTTGTCGTTTGGCTTCCTGCATTATGCAGGAAGATGGAGATCCCCTACTGTATCGTCAAAGGGAAAGCCCGTTTGGGAGCG attgtaCACAAGAAAACCGCATCAGTCCTGTGTCTGACCACCGTGAAGAACGAGGACAAATTGGAATTCAGCAAGATACTGGAGGCCATTAAG GCCAACTTCAATGATAAGTTTGATGAGATCAGGAGGAAGTGGGGTGGTGGAATAATGGGTTCCAAATCTCAGGCAAAAAGTAAGGCCAAGGAGAAGTTGCTAGCCAAGGAAGCTGCCCAGAGGCTGACCTAG
- the LOC135650409 gene encoding large ribosomal subunit protein eL34-like has product MVQRLTYRKRHSYATKSNQTRVVKTPGGRLVYQYTNKRASGPKCPVTGKRIQGIPHLRPAEYKRSRLSRNQRTVNRAYGGVLSGSAVRERIIRAFLVEEQKIVKKVLKIQKAKEKQASKS; this is encoded by the exons ATGGTGCAGCGATTAACCTACAGGAAAAGGCACAGCTATGCCACCAAGTCGAATCAGACTAGGGTCGTCAAAACCCCAG GTGGGAGGCTTGTGTATCAGTACACGAACAAGCGAGCTAGTGGGCCGAAATGCCCTGTCACTGGCAAGAGGATCCAAGGG ATTCCTCACTTAAGACCAGCTGAGTATAAGAGATCTAGATTGTCCCGAAACCAGAGGACTGTGAACCGTGCTTATGGTGGGGTGTTATCTGGAAGCGCCGTCAGGGAAAG GATCATTCGGGCATTCTTGGTCGAAGAACAGAAGATTGTCAAAAAGGTTTTGAAGATCCAGAAGGCCAAAGAGAAGCAAGCCTCAAAGAGCTAA
- the LOC135650679 gene encoding peroxidase P7-like: MASFPGGFLAVAILSLLASAARAQLSPAFYATTCPNLETIVRSVMAQVVAQDPRMGASMIRLFFHDCFVNGCDASVLLDDTPTMAGEKNAMGNMNSLRGYEVVDAIKSRVEAACLATVSCADVVALAARDSVSLLGGPSWTVMLGRRDARVASKDAANANLPPASDNLSSLISKFAAKGLDLRDLTALSGAHTVGVAKCSSFRPHVYSDANVDPGFAMFRKRLCPSVGGDANLAPLDPTSPNRFDVSYYRDLMARRALLHSDQELFNGGPADELVRLYSSNGGAFDRDFAAAMVKLGNISPLTGSAGEIRLNCRKAN; this comes from the exons ATGGCTTCCTTCCCCGGTGGTTTCCTCGCGGTCGCCATCCTTTCTCTGCTGGCGAGCGCCGCCCGCGCGCAGCTGTCGCCGGCCTTCTACGCGACGACGTGCCCCAACCTGGAGACCATCGTTCGGTCGGTCATGGCCCAAGTCGTCGCCCAGGATCCTCGGATGGGCGCCTCCATGATTCGCCTCTTCTTCCATGACTGCTTTGTGAAT GGCTGCGATGCATCCGTCCTCCTGGACGACACACCGACGATGGCCGGCGAGAAGAACGCGATGGGGAACATGAACTCCCTCCGCGGCTACGAAGTCGTCGACGCCATTAAATCCAGAGTGGAGGCGGCATGCCTGGCGACGGTGTCCTGCGCCGACGTCGTCGCCCTCGCCGCGAGGGATTCGGTGAGCCTG CTCGGGGGGCCGTCCTGGACGGTGATGCTGGGCCGGCGTGACGCGAGGGTCGCGAGCAAGGACGCCGCCAACGCCAACCTCCCGCCGGCCTCCGACAACCTCAGCAGCCTCATCAGTAAGTTCGCAGCAAAGGGCCTCGACCTGCGGGACCTGACGGCGCTCTCCGGCGCGCACACCGTTGGCGTGGCGAAGTGCAGCAGCTTCCGGCCCCACGTGTACAGCGACGCCAACGTCGACCCCGGGTTCGCCATGTTCCGGAAGCGACTCTGCCCGAGCGTCGGCGGCGACGCAAACCTGGCGCCACTGGACCCCACCAGCCCGAACCGGTTCGACGTCAGCTACTACCGCGACCTGATGGCCCGAAGGGCGCTGCTGCACTCCGACCAGGAGCTGTTCAACGGCGGGCCGGCGGATGAGCTGGTGCGGCTGTACAGCTCCAACGGCGGGGCTTTCGACAGGGACTTCGCGGCGGCCATGGTGAAGCTGGGCAACATTAGCCCCTTGACGGGGTCCGCCGGGGAGATCAGATTGAATTGCCGGAAGGCGAACTGA
- the LOC104000855 gene encoding mitochondrial dicarboxylate/tricarboxylate transporter DTC has translation MAEGKPKRSQSGVWSTIKPFVNGGASGMLATCVIQPIDMVKVRIQLGQGSAVQVTKNMLANEGFGSFYKGLSAGLLRQATYTTARLGSFRVLTNKAVEANDGKPLPLLQKAAIGLTAGAIGASVGSPADLALIRMQADATLPAAQRRNYKNAFHALYRIIADEGVLALWKGAGPTVVRAMSLNMGMLASYDQSIELFRDSLGFGEVSTVIGASAVSGFFASACSLPFDYVKTQIQKMQPDATGKYPYTGSLDCVMKTLKSGGPFKFYTGFPVYCVRIAPHVMMTWIFLNQIQKAQQAVGL, from the exons ATGGCGGAGGGGAAGCCCAAGAGGAGCCAGTCCGGAGTCTGGAGCACCATCAAGCCCTTTGTCAATGGCGGCGCCTCCGGCATGCTCGCCACCTGCGTCATCCAGCCCATCGATATGGTCAAG GTGAGGATCCAGCTGGGTCAGGGGTCAGCTGTCCAAGTTACGAAGAACATGCTTGCCAACGAAGGATTTGGCTCCTTTTACAAG GGACTATCAGCTGGTTTACTAAGGCAAGCTACTTATACGACTGCACGATTGGGTTCCTTTAg GGTGCTGACAAACAAAGCTGTCGAGGCTAATGATGGCAAGCCACTGCCTTTGCTTCAGAAAGCTGCTATTGGTCTTACAGCTGGAGCAATTGGAGCAAGTGTTGGAAGCCCAGCTGATTTAGCACTCATCAGGATGCAAGCTGATGCAACTTTACCTGCAGCACAACGAAGAAACTACAAAAATGCTTTCCATGCACTCTATCGTATCATTGCTGATGAAGGGGTTTTGGCTCTATGGAAAGGTGCAGGTCCTACAGTAGTACGAGCGATGTCGTTAAATATGGGTATGCTTGCATCATATGATCAGAGCATTGAGCTATTCAGGGATTCTCTTGGTTTTGGCGAAGTTAGCACTGTAATTG GGGCAAGTGCTGTTTCAGGGTTCTTTGCATCTGCTTGCAGTTTACCATTTGATTATGTGAAGACACAAATACAGAAGATGCAGCCTGATGCCACTGGGAAGTATCCTTACACTGGTTCTTTGGACTGTGTGATGAAGACCTTAAAGTCTGGCGGGCCTTTCAAATTCTACACCGGATTTCCCGTCTACTGTGTCCGAATTGCTCCACACGTCATG ATGACGTGGATATTCTTGAATCAAATTCAGAAGGCTCAGCAGGCAGTGGGCTTATAG
- the LOC135651198 gene encoding uncharacterized protein LOC135651198 isoform X1 — translation MGEEKEKEVVGGHEDDERSVGSSRSPSQKRPLEDLDLNEDVTIDSSEGEEEEEEEEEEEEEEEEVAEDGDDDGEGGSSTEVARGGSSSNNSSTDNNFNNKSGDTTEGSSGRAPTVRQYVRSKLPRLRWTPDLHLAFVHAVERLGGQERATPKLVLQLMNVRGLSIAHVKSHLQMYRSKKLDGSGQEKSAISSVMTPMDLHLKEHRLHEMFYRRTDSFQPFRLDNGGFFSSRSIHKPDQFCNAFFHGSQFLQASVLRSSNFGRHREWEFNRQAAAWDSCLRDQGPSKGLIHDMIFTQKRKPSTSHLFDVRDAISGNGNPGTVQQFLEGRRWSPADMIEARKWEGNRTGNFGSSGYPLAKAVPADPVSSNTLFGWKGNSNICIDTMQSNSHVPIVVNDELPPNSQQPFQVDESRRRQDKPLRNSEDMHAKTETPMKDAKKMRMATTTKDLTPDLQLGLRSSLINDGGYEKKSLETEEVNSVLSLSLSPSTSMQREKHMKAEMQFLEIGSSKKAVLGLSTLDLTMSIRASE, via the exons ATgggggaagagaaggagaaggaggtggTGGGTGGACACGAAGATGACGAGAGGAGCGTAGGGAGCAGCCGATCCCCAAGCCAAAAGAGGCCGCTGGAAGACCTTGATCTCAACGAGGATGTGACGATCGACAGCAGCgaaggcgaggaggaggaggaggaggaggaggaggaggaggaggaggaggaggaggtggcggaggACGGTGACGACGATGGTGAAGGTGGGAGTTCGACAGAGGTGGCGAGAGGAGGGAGCTCTAGCAACAATAGCAGCACAGACAACAACTTCAACAACAAGAGTGGCGACACCACTGAGGGGAGCAGCGGAAGAGCCCCTACCGTGAGACAGTACGTACGTTCCAAATTGCCGAGGTTGCGGTGGACACCTGATCTCCACCTTGCCTTCGTCCATGCCGTGGAGAGGCTCGGTGGCCAAGAGA GAGCCACACCGAAGTTGGTTCTTCAGCTGATGAATGTGAGGGGGTTAAGCATAGCTCATGTAAAGAGTCACCTGCAG ATGTATCGAAGCAAGAAGCTTGAtggatcgggccaagaaaagtccGCCATTTCTTCAG TTATGACACCCATGGATTTGCACCTGAAGGAACATCGCCTTCACGAGATGTTTTACCGAAGAACGGATTCATTCCAGCCCTTCAGATTGGATAATGGGGGTTTCTTCTCGTCGAGGAGCATCCATAAGCCGGATCAGTTCTGCAACGCTTTCTTCCATGGATCGCAGTTTCTGCAGGCGTCGGTTCTGAGAAGCAGCAACTTTGG CAGACACCGAGAATGGGAGTTCAATCGGCAAGCAGCAGCATGGGAcagttgcttacgagatcaaggtCCTTCCAAGGGACTGATACATGACATGATCTTTACCCAAAAAAGGAAGCCATCAACATCCCATCTGTTCGATGTGCGGGATGCCATCAGCGGTAATGGGAATCCCGGCACTGTGCAGCAATTCCTCGAGGGAAGAAGATGGTCACCTGCAGACATGATCGAAGCTCGTAAATGGGAAGGAAACCGAACTGGAAACTTTGGTAGCAGCGGATATCCCCTTGCTAAGGCTGTTCCCGCGGATCCAGTCTCCAGTAATACCCTGTTTGGATGGAAAGGCAACAGCAACATCTGCATCGACACTATGCAATCTAATTCACATGTACCGATTGTTGTCAACGATGAGCTTCCCCCAAACTCTCAACAACCCTTCCAAGTTGATGAG TCACGTCGGCGTCAGGATAAACCACTGCGCAACTCTGAAGATATGCATGCGAAAACAGAAACACCAATGAAAGATGCGAAGAAGATGAGGATGGCGACGACGACGAAGGATCTGACTCCCGACCTGCAGCTAGGCTTGAGATCGAGCTTGATCAATGATGGAGGATATGAGAAGAAGAGTCTTGAAACTGAAGAAGTAAATAGTGTGCTCTCACTTTCACTCTCTCCCTCTACTTCAATGCAGCGAGAAAAACATATGAAAGCTGAGATGCAGTTCTTAGAGATAGGTAGCAGCAAGAAGGCCGTTCTGGGGCTGAGTACTTTAGATCTGACCATGTCGATTAGAGCATCGGAGTGA
- the LOC135651198 gene encoding uncharacterized protein LOC135651198 isoform X2 — translation MGEEKEKEVVGGHEDDERSVGSSRSPSQKRPLEDLDLNEDVTIDSSEGEEEEEEEEEEEEEEEEVAEDGDDDGEGGSSTEVARGGSSSNNSSTDNNFNNKSGDTTEGSSGRAPTVRQYVRSKLPRLRWTPDLHLAFVHAVERLGGQERATPKLVLQLMNVRGLSIAHVKSHLQMYRSKKLDGSGQEKSAISSVMTPMDLHLKEHRLHEMFYRRTDSFQPFRLDNGGFFSSRSIHKPDQFCNAFFHGSQFLQASVLRSSNFGHREWEFNRQAAAWDSCLRDQGPSKGLIHDMIFTQKRKPSTSHLFDVRDAISGNGNPGTVQQFLEGRRWSPADMIEARKWEGNRTGNFGSSGYPLAKAVPADPVSSNTLFGWKGNSNICIDTMQSNSHVPIVVNDELPPNSQQPFQVDESRRRQDKPLRNSEDMHAKTETPMKDAKKMRMATTTKDLTPDLQLGLRSSLINDGGYEKKSLETEEVNSVLSLSLSPSTSMQREKHMKAEMQFLEIGSSKKAVLGLSTLDLTMSIRASE, via the exons ATgggggaagagaaggagaaggaggtggTGGGTGGACACGAAGATGACGAGAGGAGCGTAGGGAGCAGCCGATCCCCAAGCCAAAAGAGGCCGCTGGAAGACCTTGATCTCAACGAGGATGTGACGATCGACAGCAGCgaaggcgaggaggaggaggaggaggaggaggaggaggaggaggaggaggaggaggtggcggaggACGGTGACGACGATGGTGAAGGTGGGAGTTCGACAGAGGTGGCGAGAGGAGGGAGCTCTAGCAACAATAGCAGCACAGACAACAACTTCAACAACAAGAGTGGCGACACCACTGAGGGGAGCAGCGGAAGAGCCCCTACCGTGAGACAGTACGTACGTTCCAAATTGCCGAGGTTGCGGTGGACACCTGATCTCCACCTTGCCTTCGTCCATGCCGTGGAGAGGCTCGGTGGCCAAGAGA GAGCCACACCGAAGTTGGTTCTTCAGCTGATGAATGTGAGGGGGTTAAGCATAGCTCATGTAAAGAGTCACCTGCAG ATGTATCGAAGCAAGAAGCTTGAtggatcgggccaagaaaagtccGCCATTTCTTCAG TTATGACACCCATGGATTTGCACCTGAAGGAACATCGCCTTCACGAGATGTTTTACCGAAGAACGGATTCATTCCAGCCCTTCAGATTGGATAATGGGGGTTTCTTCTCGTCGAGGAGCATCCATAAGCCGGATCAGTTCTGCAACGCTTTCTTCCATGGATCGCAGTTTCTGCAGGCGTCGGTTCTGAGAAGCAGCAACTTTGG ACACCGAGAATGGGAGTTCAATCGGCAAGCAGCAGCATGGGAcagttgcttacgagatcaaggtCCTTCCAAGGGACTGATACATGACATGATCTTTACCCAAAAAAGGAAGCCATCAACATCCCATCTGTTCGATGTGCGGGATGCCATCAGCGGTAATGGGAATCCCGGCACTGTGCAGCAATTCCTCGAGGGAAGAAGATGGTCACCTGCAGACATGATCGAAGCTCGTAAATGGGAAGGAAACCGAACTGGAAACTTTGGTAGCAGCGGATATCCCCTTGCTAAGGCTGTTCCCGCGGATCCAGTCTCCAGTAATACCCTGTTTGGATGGAAAGGCAACAGCAACATCTGCATCGACACTATGCAATCTAATTCACATGTACCGATTGTTGTCAACGATGAGCTTCCCCCAAACTCTCAACAACCCTTCCAAGTTGATGAG TCACGTCGGCGTCAGGATAAACCACTGCGCAACTCTGAAGATATGCATGCGAAAACAGAAACACCAATGAAAGATGCGAAGAAGATGAGGATGGCGACGACGACGAAGGATCTGACTCCCGACCTGCAGCTAGGCTTGAGATCGAGCTTGATCAATGATGGAGGATATGAGAAGAAGAGTCTTGAAACTGAAGAAGTAAATAGTGTGCTCTCACTTTCACTCTCTCCCTCTACTTCAATGCAGCGAGAAAAACATATGAAAGCTGAGATGCAGTTCTTAGAGATAGGTAGCAGCAAGAAGGCCGTTCTGGGGCTGAGTACTTTAGATCTGACCATGTCGATTAGAGCATCGGAGTGA